A section of the Desulfuribacillus stibiiarsenatis genome encodes:
- the fliF gene encoding flagellar basal-body MS-ring/collar protein FliF → MNEKVKVSMDKGIGYWQGLEKNQKIKIAASAAFILAAFVFLSVWAMTPEYTSIVTNVSDTEAGEIIKELENLGVPYKLEGSSILVPQSRAIKARYDLAASGYPKSGSIDYGIFTDTGFGMTKDQFSILKKSALEGELEKTVKKIVVVEDARVHLNIPEPSVWVRGETEEASAAVYLNLKTGVSLDDNQIAGIEQLVVMSVPGVARENVILIDQNGRRLLSSNSGNGQSISDVYSSHIDIKSKIEGQIQKSLRNSLESVMGVGNVVVDAVAKINFDQLSKEESLVSPVVGDQGIIISKQEENESSTTGSQEGGVPGTTGNDPATYEAGDGQTGTYERNFLIENREVNRTHIVTKAQPFRVEDLSISIILNDREGQEISDALIQNINTMAKNVVLATATENLNPDDVKISVLAYKFDTSLADQLAAQGMSPLEMLYVAGAIVGALVVAGGAFTYWRRKKKEEDVQELVPQAIEENYDIELNDEGQQVKKQLEKLALSKPEDFTKLLRTWLMED, encoded by the coding sequence ATGAACGAAAAAGTAAAAGTTTCCATGGACAAAGGAATCGGCTACTGGCAAGGTTTAGAGAAAAATCAAAAAATTAAAATAGCGGCTAGCGCTGCTTTTATTTTAGCTGCATTTGTCTTTCTTTCAGTTTGGGCGATGACACCTGAATATACTAGTATTGTGACGAATGTTTCTGATACTGAGGCAGGCGAAATCATCAAAGAATTAGAAAACCTAGGTGTTCCATATAAATTAGAGGGCAGTTCTATACTCGTTCCACAATCTAGAGCAATCAAGGCACGTTATGATTTAGCCGCAAGTGGCTATCCGAAAAGCGGCTCTATTGATTATGGGATTTTCACTGATACTGGTTTTGGTATGACCAAGGACCAGTTTTCAATCTTGAAAAAAAGTGCTCTAGAAGGAGAACTTGAGAAGACAGTTAAGAAAATTGTAGTAGTAGAAGATGCTCGAGTGCATCTGAATATTCCAGAACCATCAGTTTGGGTACGTGGTGAAACTGAAGAAGCATCAGCTGCTGTATATTTGAACCTTAAAACGGGTGTATCATTAGATGACAACCAAATAGCGGGCATAGAGCAGCTTGTAGTTATGAGCGTACCTGGAGTCGCTCGCGAAAATGTTATATTAATTGATCAAAACGGAAGACGATTACTATCTAGTAATTCCGGCAATGGACAATCTATCTCTGATGTTTATAGTAGTCATATCGATATAAAGAGTAAAATAGAGGGACAGATTCAGAAAAGTTTAAGAAACTCATTAGAATCAGTCATGGGCGTCGGAAATGTCGTTGTGGATGCTGTAGCAAAGATTAATTTTGACCAATTAAGTAAAGAAGAAAGTCTTGTTTCTCCTGTAGTAGGTGATCAAGGAATCATAATAAGTAAACAAGAAGAAAACGAAAGTTCAACTACAGGTTCGCAAGAAGGCGGGGTTCCTGGAACCACTGGTAACGATCCTGCGACATATGAAGCTGGCGATGGGCAAACAGGCACTTATGAACGTAACTTTTTAATTGAAAATAGAGAAGTAAACCGCACTCATATTGTTACTAAAGCACAACCATTCCGTGTAGAAGATTTATCTATATCTATTATTCTAAACGATCGTGAAGGTCAAGAAATTTCTGATGCTCTCATTCAAAACATTAACACAATGGCTAAAAATGTTGTTTTAGCAACAGCTACTGAGAATTTAAATCCAGACGATGTTAAGATTTCAGTATTGGCTTATAAATTTGATACTTCTTTAGCAGATCAGCTAGCTGCTCAAGGAATGTCTCCATTAGAAATGTTATATGTAGCGGGCGCTATTGTTGGTGCTTTGGTTGTAGCAGGTGGAGCATTCACATATTGGAGAAGAAAGAAGAAGGAAGAAGACGTGCAGGAATTAGTACCTCAAGCCATTGAAGAAAACTACGACATTGAGTTAAATGATGAAGGACAGCAAGTGAAGAAACAATTAGAAAAACTAGCGTTGTCAAAACCAGAGGACTTTACAAAACTACTTCGCACATGGCTGATGGAAGATTAG
- the fliG gene encoding flagellar motor switch protein FliG has product MARGGGLTGKQKAAILMVSLGPEVSAQIFKHLREDEIEQLTLEIANLRKVESEDKETILNEFHQICVAQEYIAQGGIEYAKDILQRALGQNKAVEVINKLTASLQVRPFDFARRADPTQILNFIQNEHPQTISLILSYLESKQSAAILSALPHDKQADIAKRIATMDRTSPDIISEVERVLETKLSSTVTADYTSAGGIEAVVDILNGVDRGTERTILDALEIQDPELAEEIKKRMFVFEDIVTLDDRSIQRVIREVENADLILALKVASEEVRDALFRNMSKRMADNFKEEMEFMGPVRLRDVEESQTRIVAIIRKLEEEGEIIIARGGGDEIIV; this is encoded by the coding sequence ATGGCACGTGGCGGTGGCTTAACGGGAAAACAAAAGGCTGCAATTCTTATGGTTTCCTTAGGGCCAGAAGTTTCAGCTCAAATATTTAAACATCTAAGAGAAGATGAAATAGAACAATTAACTCTTGAAATTGCGAACTTACGCAAAGTAGAGTCAGAGGATAAAGAAACAATTTTAAATGAGTTTCATCAAATTTGTGTCGCGCAGGAATATATTGCTCAAGGCGGTATTGAATACGCTAAGGATATTCTACAAAGGGCATTGGGGCAAAATAAGGCAGTGGAAGTCATTAATAAGCTAACGGCTTCCCTACAGGTAAGACCGTTTGACTTTGCTCGAAGAGCTGATCCTACACAAATTCTTAACTTTATCCAAAATGAGCACCCACAAACAATATCATTGATTCTCTCATATTTAGAATCGAAACAATCGGCTGCAATCCTTTCTGCATTACCGCATGATAAACAAGCAGATATTGCGAAGAGAATTGCTACGATGGATCGCACTTCACCAGATATCATCTCTGAGGTTGAACGAGTGCTAGAGACAAAACTTTCATCGACAGTGACAGCCGATTACACTTCTGCTGGTGGAATTGAAGCTGTTGTAGATATCTTAAATGGTGTTGATAGAGGTACTGAACGAACTATTCTTGATGCGTTAGAGATTCAAGATCCAGAACTTGCAGAAGAAATTAAGAAGAGAATGTTCGTATTCGAAGATATTGTTACTCTTGATGATCGTTCTATTCAACGTGTTATTCGTGAAGTTGAGAATGCAGACCTAATCTTAGCGCTAAAAGTTGCTAGTGAAGAGGTACGAGATGCATTGTTCAGAAATATGTCTAAACGTATGGCTGATAATTTTAAAGAAGAAATGGAATTTATGGGACCTGTACGTTTGAGAGATGTTGAAGAATCTCAAACGCGCATAGTTGCCATTATTAGAAAGCTTGAAGAAGAAGGAGAAATAATCATCGCCCGTGGTGGAGGAGATGAGATAATTGTCTAG
- a CDS encoding FliH/SctL family protein gives MSSKLFKAGTLKTISEARVIEAKPLPVFEDFNEEDTQEDELSAIEIPKEIQDLVDKANQQAKHIIDSAKQEALLIVDDAELQKQSLLQQIQEESNRLFAEAKGVGQREGFEEGYQNGLESATVEYQSRMEQVNYLLQQAVHQQRAELLEAQSIIIDLAFTIAKKIVFQNPELLKEQIVTSVARTLSKVRDNDKVEIIVNPEDFDIVQNALPSLKSVLSGKSDIVLQVEPEVEMGSCMIHTELGTVDAKLSTQFDEIKKALQSLELGSDSIAEA, from the coding sequence TTGTCTAGTAAGCTTTTCAAAGCTGGTACATTGAAAACTATCAGCGAAGCTCGCGTAATTGAGGCAAAGCCGCTTCCGGTATTTGAGGATTTTAACGAGGAAGACACACAAGAAGATGAGTTAAGCGCTATAGAAATTCCTAAAGAAATCCAAGACCTTGTTGACAAAGCAAATCAACAAGCAAAACATATAATTGACTCAGCGAAACAAGAAGCTTTATTAATTGTAGATGATGCTGAATTGCAAAAGCAATCGTTATTACAGCAAATACAGGAAGAATCGAATCGATTATTTGCTGAAGCAAAGGGTGTTGGACAAAGGGAAGGTTTCGAGGAAGGTTATCAAAATGGATTAGAAAGTGCTACAGTTGAGTATCAGTCTCGCATGGAACAAGTGAATTATTTGCTACAACAAGCAGTACATCAACAACGTGCAGAACTTCTAGAAGCACAATCCATAATTATTGACTTGGCATTTACAATTGCCAAGAAAATAGTATTCCAAAACCCAGAACTTTTAAAAGAACAAATTGTTACAAGTGTAGCTCGTACATTATCTAAGGTTCGCGATAATGATAAAGTTGAAATTATAGTGAATCCTGAAGATTTTGATATAGTTCAAAATGCTCTACCATCTTTGAAAAGTGTCTTATCTGGAAAATCGGATATTGTACTGCAAGTGGAGCCCGAAGTTGAAATGGGTAGCTGCATGATTCATACAGAACTGGGTACTGTCGATGCTAAGCTCTCAACTCAATTTGATGAAATTAAAAAAGCACTACAAAGTTTAGAACTAGGAAGTGATAGTATTGCTGAAGCTTAA
- the fliI gene encoding flagellar protein export ATPase FliI, producing the protein MHAITRVDPIRLNGKVTQVIGLTIEAKGPNASLGELCIIESNNSVQRIYAEVVGFKDDKVLLMPLGELGAIGPGCQVIATGKPFEVQVGYELLGRVLDGLGNPIDGLQFYNNLDRYSINNTPPNPLHRPKIREAMSVGVRVLDGLNTIGKGQRIGLFAGSGVGKSTLLGMIARNTEADINVIALIGERGREVREFIDKDLGPEGLKRSVLVVATSDQPALVRMKGAMLATAIAEYFRDQGLQVMLMMDSLTRYAMAGREVGLAIGEPPAARGYTPSVFATLPRLLERAGTSAKGSITAFYTVLVDADDMNEPIADAVRGILDGHIVLSRKLAHKNHFPAIDVLQSVSRVMNDIATPEHLQASSRLKELLAIYRESEDLISIGAYKKGSNRKLDTAIYYKDRIDDYCKQQIHEVTNFEQSVSNLTELLEKV; encoded by the coding sequence ATGCATGCTATAACAAGAGTAGATCCAATTCGTCTAAATGGGAAGGTAACACAAGTAATAGGTTTAACCATTGAAGCGAAAGGACCGAATGCTTCTTTAGGAGAACTTTGTATTATTGAATCAAACAATAGTGTGCAACGAATTTATGCAGAAGTAGTAGGATTTAAAGATGATAAGGTACTTCTAATGCCGTTGGGAGAATTAGGTGCTATTGGACCTGGTTGTCAAGTAATTGCAACTGGTAAACCATTCGAAGTACAAGTTGGTTATGAACTTTTAGGTAGAGTTCTAGATGGCCTAGGGAACCCTATAGATGGTCTACAGTTCTATAACAATCTGGATCGGTACAGTATCAACAATACGCCTCCAAATCCGCTCCATCGACCAAAGATTCGAGAGGCTATGTCTGTCGGTGTACGAGTCCTTGACGGCTTAAATACAATCGGTAAAGGACAAAGAATTGGACTTTTTGCAGGTAGTGGTGTAGGTAAAAGCACATTACTTGGGATGATTGCTAGAAATACTGAGGCAGATATTAATGTCATCGCTCTTATTGGTGAGCGTGGTAGAGAAGTAAGGGAATTTATTGACAAGGATTTAGGCCCAGAAGGACTAAAACGTTCCGTATTAGTTGTCGCAACATCAGACCAACCTGCTTTAGTTCGCATGAAGGGCGCAATGTTAGCAACTGCGATTGCTGAATATTTTAGAGATCAAGGTCTTCAAGTTATGCTCATGATGGACTCTTTAACTAGATATGCAATGGCTGGACGAGAAGTAGGGCTCGCGATTGGCGAACCACCAGCAGCAAGGGGATATACGCCTTCGGTATTTGCTACATTACCAAGATTGCTGGAGCGAGCTGGGACGTCGGCTAAAGGAAGTATTACTGCGTTTTATACGGTTTTGGTAGATGCTGATGACATGAATGAACCAATAGCAGATGCAGTTCGAGGAATTCTTGATGGGCATATCGTACTATCGAGAAAGCTCGCTCATAAAAATCATTTTCCTGCTATAGATGTGTTACAAAGTGTAAGTCGTGTTATGAATGATATTGCTACTCCAGAACATTTACAAGCATCCAGTAGACTAAAAGAGCTATTGGCAATTTATAGAGAGTCTGAAGATTTAATCTCCATTGGTGCTTACAAAAAAGGCAGTAATCGCAAGTTAGACACTGCTATTTACTATAAAGACCGTATTGATGATTATTGTAAGCAACAAATTCATGAAGTGACTAATTTTGAACAGTCTGTATCCAATCTCACTGAGTTATTGGAGAAGGTATAA
- the fliJ gene encoding flagellar export protein FliJ, producing the protein MKPFQYQYQKILDLKSKEVDYAKAEYAKSLKELENAELLLQKYKAEEETIQRELASNTSSSTHKICNYYQYFMKLKNMKENQTLQVQEKEKLMSTKQKELTLAFKEEKKWMKLKELQESEYNAEQTKNEQNTLDEISIQRFLMKKKL; encoded by the coding sequence ATGAAACCATTTCAATATCAATATCAGAAAATATTAGATCTTAAATCTAAAGAGGTTGATTATGCAAAGGCAGAATACGCGAAATCATTAAAAGAGCTAGAAAATGCTGAACTGCTTTTGCAGAAATATAAAGCTGAAGAAGAAACGATTCAAAGAGAGCTGGCGAGTAACACAAGTTCTTCAACCCATAAAATATGTAATTACTATCAATACTTTATGAAGCTTAAGAACATGAAAGAAAATCAAACCTTACAAGTGCAAGAAAAAGAAAAACTAATGAGTACAAAACAGAAGGAATTAACGTTAGCGTTTAAAGAAGAAAAAAAATGGATGAAGTTAAAAGAGCTACAAGAATCGGAGTATAACGCAGAACAAACGAAAAATGAGCAAAATACTTTAGATGAAATCAGTATTCAAAGATTTCTTATGAAAAAAAAATTATAA
- a CDS encoding magnesium transporter MgtE N-terminal domain-containing protein — protein sequence MAENTEVRSYSKLEWLFYIIILPMLFTAVLSGVFMSFLGYDVGGTIRDTFSSVPVIRDILPEVPETELPLDEKVVKLETEIKDLEDSISQKDVLIEELNASIEQRNLTITDLEQKMQEINNLLDDKMADRKSWEDKIAELSKMYSSMPPNRAAPIISALPEMEAIQILNAMTSGDRAKVMEKMTPAKAASITSLLATRPDSDYEEVAVLLAKIDQLNLQLEDKQKREDRAKELARLYSTISEDRSAEILSLMTNGEAVDILKQMTLAKRSALLEKMPSNRAAQLTQLLLN from the coding sequence ATGGCGGAAAACACAGAAGTTAGAAGTTACAGTAAACTAGAATGGCTATTTTATATCATCATTCTGCCTATGCTATTTACTGCTGTATTATCAGGTGTTTTTATGTCGTTTTTAGGATACGATGTCGGTGGTACAATTAGAGATACATTTTCTTCTGTTCCAGTAATTCGAGATATATTACCAGAAGTTCCTGAAACAGAACTACCATTAGATGAAAAAGTTGTGAAATTAGAGACTGAAATCAAAGACTTAGAAGATAGTATAAGTCAAAAAGACGTATTGATTGAAGAGTTAAATGCTTCTATTGAACAAAGAAATTTAACAATTACAGATTTAGAGCAAAAAATGCAAGAGATTAACAATCTTCTTGATGATAAAATGGCAGATCGTAAGTCATGGGAAGATAAGATTGCGGAACTTTCAAAAATGTATTCTAGTATGCCTCCAAATCGTGCCGCGCCGATTATTTCGGCTTTGCCCGAAATGGAAGCTATTCAAATATTAAATGCTATGACAAGTGGTGATCGTGCGAAAGTCATGGAGAAAATGACACCTGCTAAAGCTGCTTCAATCACATCACTTTTGGCAACTAGACCTGACTCAGATTATGAGGAAGTAGCTGTATTATTAGCGAAAATTGACCAATTGAATTTACAGCTAGAAGATAAACAGAAGCGTGAAGATAGAGCAAAAGAATTAGCTAGATTATACTCTACAATTTCTGAAGATAGATCGGCAGAGATACTATCATTAATGACTAACGGAGAAGCTGTTGATATATTAAAGCAGATGACGCTGGCGAAAAGAAGTGCTTTGTTAGAGAAGATGCCTTCTAATCGTGCGGCACAGCTTACTCAACTACTGCTTAATTAA
- a CDS encoding flagellar hook-length control protein FliK: protein MNTGLNGLIFTEVSLQGANHGGSSKNSKALTSDFAQLLQLANDAISGKQGIQYGEDMEISVDFSMLASLISTKSSSKESNVQGIDFAKQLLLADQLLKSPLLYDSHEMNDLSMDQGLAAFSREELKEILAAIQQLLTNDSEETLKAELSKEEFDLATKNFGDMHSLLLIVETVISHFVERQSNSQTPQQQEGISQSKLQQLLFANPNHFFKNHPIVQTNSNSPMADMKFAERIVAMESNATSTNENIIKVLKQLIHQSETNRFKLESQGKVVTQAIAPLLTTLTLVQPKLVQVETTNLVNQDVKLDVEGVKLTNNLSGSQQQWNSSEESQSKQSLNVLSSLDKSSDNMGLNGFSSILGDSAKATTVSNTTQINYTSQSEFENQLQELMLNQAKLVKKPNGIQSMVVSLQPAHLGALKISITSHQGHMTASIITTTNSAREMIEGSINNLRIALVNQGITIDKIDVQHQTSSSNSNVTQSASAQSQLFQQRKEQETQYEQQNKKNKQSERFSFDELEELALDFINENQIDKKFIHNNDYSTSINITA from the coding sequence ATGAATACAGGTCTAAATGGTTTGATTTTTACAGAAGTATCATTACAAGGTGCGAATCATGGTGGTAGTTCTAAAAATAGTAAGGCTCTAACTAGTGATTTTGCTCAGCTTCTTCAATTAGCAAATGATGCAATCAGTGGCAAGCAAGGGATTCAATATGGAGAAGACATGGAGATTTCTGTTGACTTCAGTATGTTAGCGTCGCTTATTTCAACTAAATCATCTTCAAAAGAGAGCAATGTCCAAGGAATTGATTTTGCAAAACAACTTTTATTAGCAGATCAACTATTGAAGTCACCATTACTATACGATTCACACGAAATGAATGATTTATCTATGGATCAGGGATTAGCCGCATTTTCTAGAGAAGAACTTAAGGAGATTTTAGCTGCCATTCAACAATTACTTACCAATGACAGCGAAGAAACCTTAAAAGCTGAGCTTTCAAAAGAAGAATTTGATTTAGCAACTAAAAACTTTGGAGATATGCATTCGCTTTTGTTAATTGTTGAAACGGTTATCTCACACTTTGTAGAAAGACAAAGCAATAGCCAAACACCACAACAACAAGAAGGAATAAGCCAAAGCAAATTGCAACAGTTACTATTTGCTAACCCAAACCACTTTTTCAAGAATCATCCAATTGTTCAAACAAATAGTAATTCTCCAATGGCTGATATGAAGTTCGCTGAACGCATTGTAGCAATGGAGTCAAATGCGACTAGCACTAATGAAAATATCATAAAAGTGTTAAAACAGTTGATTCATCAATCTGAAACGAACCGTTTCAAACTAGAGAGCCAAGGAAAAGTAGTAACTCAAGCTATAGCGCCATTGCTGACAACTCTTACTCTTGTGCAACCGAAACTAGTTCAAGTAGAAACAACGAATCTAGTGAATCAAGACGTGAAACTTGATGTTGAGGGAGTCAAGCTGACTAACAACTTATCTGGATCTCAACAACAATGGAATTCGTCAGAGGAAAGTCAGTCAAAGCAATCGCTCAATGTGCTATCTTCATTAGATAAGTCAAGTGATAATATGGGATTAAATGGCTTCTCAAGTATCTTAGGTGACAGTGCAAAGGCAACAACAGTTTCTAATACAACGCAAATCAATTATACATCCCAGAGCGAGTTTGAAAATCAATTACAGGAACTAATGTTGAACCAAGCGAAACTAGTAAAAAAGCCTAACGGTATACAAAGTATGGTTGTGTCATTACAGCCAGCTCATTTAGGGGCATTAAAGATTTCTATCACATCTCATCAAGGGCACATGACAGCAAGTATTATTACTACTACTAACAGCGCTCGAGAAATGATTGAAGGATCAATCAATAACTTACGAATTGCTTTGGTAAATCAAGGTATTACGATTGATAAAATTGATGTCCAGCACCAGACTTCATCATCAAATTCAAACGTGACGCAGAGTGCTAGTGCTCAATCGCAACTTTTCCAACAACGTAAAGAACAAGAGACTCAGTATGAGCAACAAAACAAAAAAAACAAGCAATCTGAGCGCTTTAGTTTTGATGAATTAGAAGAGCTAGCTTTAGATTTTATCAACGAAAACCAAATTGACAAGAAATTTATTCACAACAATGATTACTCAACAAGTATCAATATAACAGCTTAG
- a CDS encoding flagellar hook capping FlgD N-terminal domain-containing protein, with product MTTVNSPIYTDRSSIQTKEREIKKELGKDDFLKILVTQLQYQDPMQPLEDREFIAQMAQFSALEQMTKIADLQATNNSMQQFQAFQLVGKNIEGISNNSVVKGVVTEVRMKDGLAVLKVNGVDISMKDILSVFNTTQQEQQINQPTQPTQPSEPTPTDNDGTTPEEDTDYPQEEEISDSTEQ from the coding sequence ATGACGACTGTTAATTCGCCAATCTACACAGATCGATCCTCGATTCAGACGAAAGAACGGGAAATCAAGAAAGAGCTTGGAAAAGATGACTTCTTGAAAATTCTTGTAACACAATTGCAATACCAGGATCCAATGCAACCTTTAGAGGATAGAGAGTTTATCGCTCAGATGGCGCAGTTTAGCGCATTGGAACAGATGACGAAAATCGCAGATTTGCAAGCTACGAATAATAGCATGCAACAATTTCAAGCTTTTCAGCTAGTTGGTAAAAATATAGAGGGTATATCTAACAACTCGGTGGTTAAAGGTGTTGTTACTGAAGTTAGAATGAAGGATGGGTTAGCTGTATTAAAAGTGAATGGTGTTGATATATCTATGAAAGATATTCTGAGTGTATTTAATACTACACAACAAGAACAGCAAATAAACCAACCAACGCAACCGACACAACCATCTGAGCCAACTCCAACTGATAATGATGGAACTACCCCTGAAGAAGATACTGATTATCCTCAAGAAGAGGAAATTTCAGACTCTACAGAACAATAA
- a CDS encoding TIGR02530 family flagellar biosynthesis protein: protein MEKIWFHQQPIQPVKKTDLAPATKIQNQQNQTQFRDVFQKTLNHVQQPIKFSAHASKRIHERGITISDDDMSRLEEAVTKAANKGSRDALILMNDVAYVVSVKNKTVVTAVDDQTKKDNVFTNIDSAIFL from the coding sequence ATGGAAAAAATATGGTTTCATCAACAACCTATTCAGCCCGTTAAGAAAACTGACTTAGCACCTGCAACAAAAATCCAAAATCAACAGAACCAGACACAATTTAGAGATGTATTCCAAAAAACATTAAATCATGTGCAGCAACCTATAAAGTTTAGTGCCCATGCGAGTAAACGAATTCATGAGCGAGGAATTACAATTTCTGATGATGATATGTCAAGACTTGAAGAAGCAGTAACAAAAGCTGCCAATAAGGGTTCAAGAGATGCTTTGATTTTAATGAATGATGTTGCTTATGTAGTGAGTGTAAAAAACAAGACAGTAGTAACGGCAGTTGATGATCAAACAAAGAAGGACAATGTATTTACAAATATTGATAGTGCGATTTTTTTATAG
- the flgG gene encoding flagellar basal body rod protein FlgG, producing MLRSLYSGISGMRGFQTKLDVIGNNIANVNTVGFKASRVMFQDVLSQRLSGATAPEEGERGGRNPQQVGLGSGISSIDTLHYEGSPQTTGVGTDLYINGDGYFAVQDGADGEILLTRAGNFTIDSVGFLVTSDGMFVLDSGGAQIQLGAEVQSFSIAANGNIITVDGDGGIEELGPIGLVTVANPMGMEKVGGTRFRVTGNANPDGAIEFKEPGVDGAGLLIAGRLEMSNVELTSEFTEMIIAQRGFQANSRIITTSDEILQEVVNLKR from the coding sequence ATGTTACGTTCACTTTATTCAGGAATATCCGGTATGAGAGGTTTTCAAACAAAACTTGATGTTATCGGTAACAACATTGCCAACGTAAATACTGTTGGTTTTAAAGCAAGTCGCGTTATGTTCCAAGACGTATTAAGCCAGAGGCTTTCTGGTGCTACTGCTCCAGAAGAGGGAGAGCGTGGAGGAAGAAATCCACAACAAGTAGGACTAGGTAGTGGAATTTCAAGTATTGATACACTTCATTATGAAGGAAGTCCGCAAACTACGGGTGTAGGAACTGACTTGTATATTAACGGCGATGGATATTTTGCTGTACAAGATGGTGCAGATGGTGAAATTTTATTGACAAGAGCTGGCAACTTTACTATAGACTCAGTTGGTTTTTTAGTTACATCGGATGGTATGTTTGTCCTAGATAGCGGAGGAGCACAAATTCAATTAGGTGCTGAAGTACAATCTTTCAGTATTGCTGCTAACGGTAACATTATTACTGTTGATGGTGATGGTGGAATAGAAGAACTAGGGCCTATCGGTCTAGTAACAGTAGCTAACCCTATGGGTATGGAAAAGGTTGGCGGCACAAGATTTAGAGTTACTGGCAACGCAAACCCAGATGGTGCTATTGAATTTAAAGAGCCAGGAGTTGATGGTGCAGGACTTCTAATCGCTGGTAGATTGGAAATGTCGAACGTTGAGTTAACAAGTGAGTTTACTGAGATGATTATTGCACAAAGAGGATTCCAGGCGAACTCAAGAATCATCACGACTTCGGATGAGATTTTACAAGAAGTAGTTAACTTGAAGCGATAA
- a CDS encoding flagellar FlbD family protein: MIQVSRLNGSVFFINPIHIENFEETPDTVITLTNGKKLIVRENAESLIEQLRAFYHSVGGLKVVIQYQSQEHPNE, translated from the coding sequence ATGATTCAAGTGTCAAGATTAAATGGTAGCGTGTTTTTTATTAACCCAATTCATATTGAAAACTTTGAAGAAACTCCAGACACAGTTATCACTTTGACAAATGGAAAAAAACTAATTGTTCGTGAAAACGCGGAGAGCCTGATTGAGCAGTTGCGAGCTTTTTATCACTCTGTTGGTGGTCTTAAAGTTGTAATACAGTATCAATCACAAGAGCATCCTAATGAATAG